The Dunckerocampus dactyliophorus isolate RoL2022-P2 chromosome 1, RoL_Ddac_1.1, whole genome shotgun sequence genome has a segment encoding these proteins:
- the LOC129187756 gene encoding uncharacterized protein LOC129187756 isoform X1 — protein MMMVMTCPMKVLTYRYTITSTVGNLFSHGSPFNQGSIVYTRDQQLALCHTPPLCTERPEIPKELRRSRRGCRSGVKCKKRKRRYKPCLPSVIMRNVRSLPNKMEELTTLTRLQREYRECSLMCFTETWLSELSPDSHVTLDRFQLVRVDRNATESGKKKGGGIAVFVNDRWCHPGHICVKEQLCTRDVELLVVSMRPYYLPREFSHVIAMTVYIPPSAVAAAAVEQIHTIVSQLQNQHPQSLLLISGDFNHASLSSALPTFTQYVKCHTRDN, from the exons atgatgatggtgatgacatGTCCGATGAAGGTGCTGACCTATCGTTATACGATAAC ttcaactgtgggaaacctcttcagccatggctccccattcaaccaaggctccattgtttacacccgggatcagcagttagccctgtgccacacaccccctctctgcacggagaggccggagatccccaaggagctgcggaggagcagaagaggatgcaggtcgggagtgaagtgcaagaagcggaaaagacggtacaagccatgtctaccgtctgtcatcatgaggaacgtaagatctctccccaacaagatggaagagctaacgacgctgacccgactgcagagggagtaccgggaatgcagcctcatgtgcttcacggagacgtggctgagtgaGCTTTCTCCGGATTCACACGTCACACTGGACCGATTCCAGTTGGTACGAGTGGACAGGAatgcaacggagagcggtaagaagaagggagggggaatcgctgtgtttgtgaatgatagatggtgccacccgggacacatctgtgtgaaggagcaactgtgcaccagggacgtggaactgttagtggttagcatgcggccatactaccttccgagggagttttcacatgttattgctatgactgtgtacatccccccctcagcggtcgctgctgcagctgtagagcagatccacaccatcgtctctcaacttcagaaccagcacccccaatccctcctcctcatctccggtgacttcaatcatgcttccctgtcctctgctcttcccaccttcacccagtatgtcaaatgccacactagagacaattaa
- the LOC129187756 gene encoding uncharacterized protein LOC129187756 isoform X2, which produces MIINFQRKTSHFTPVNIQGADIELVDSYKFLGVHLNNKLDWSVNTHALYKKGQSRLHLLRRLRSFGVCRTLLRTFYDSVVASAIFYAVGCWRGDSTDRDRSRINRLIRRASSVLDGPLDSMEEVGERRMLAKLTSIMDNTSHPLHDTVGSLSSSFSSRLLHPRCKKERFRMSFIPTAVRLYNTCTT; this is translated from the coding sequence atgatcattaacttccagaggaaaacatcccacttcacaccggtgaacatccagggagcggacatagagttggtagacagctacaaattcctgggtgttcaccttaacaacaaactggactggtccgtcaacacccacgccctctacaagaagggccagagtcgcctccacctgctgaggagactgaggtcctttggtgtgtgcaggactcttttacggaccttttatgactctgtggtggcctcagccatcttctatgctgtgggctgctggagaggggacagcacggacagggacaggagcaggatcaatagactgatcaggagagcgagctctgtcctggacggtcctctggactccatggaggaagtgggggagagaaggatgttggctaagctgacatccatcatggacaacacctctcacccgctacatgacactgtgggttctcttagcagctccttcagcagcagactgttacacccacggtgtaagaaggagaggttccgcatgtccttcataccgaccgctgtcaggctctacaacacctgcaccacctga